The Cryptomeria japonica chromosome 6, Sugi_1.0, whole genome shotgun sequence genomic interval CCTAAAGTGTCCTTCCTGTCAGTAATACATTCTTCCCAATCAGAATCAAAGTAGTCTTCCAAGGAAATGACAGTGTTGATTGGATATTTCAGCCCATAGCCAACTATTTCTCACAAATTTCTCAGGATATCCTTGGTTGCAACAAGATGAACAAGCTTAGGTTTGTTCATGAACTGCCTGAGgggcactcactgcataacaaatattatgtctagtgttaactagatgcattgaggattCAATCAACTACCTGTACTCCGATGGataagatctttgccatacttctagtcctagacagtaatgcattaggcctagatccttcattccaaattctgtggctaattctttcttacatctaatgatgagactatctccaacagttagaaataaatcatccacatatatatAAGAAACAAAATTAGCAGTTCACTATTGAATACTTTTAAAGTAAAGGTTAGAATTAACATCATTCTTGCAAGATCCTAAACTAATCAAATACTTgtcaatcttctcataccaagctcaagaAACTTGTTTGAGGCCGTAAAGAGTTTTTCTTTAATTtgcacacatgagattctctaTCTTGATTCTCATAACCTTCTAGTTATTCAATATAGACAACATTAAGAAACAGTCTTTATATCTAACTTCCAGCCTGCAACATTAGCTATAATGGTTCTAATATTAGTATATCTAGCAAATGTTTCCTTCTAACTATGAGCTAcacatctagcttcatattttcTCAAAAAACTTCCATATGGAACTCCCTCTTGATTCTTAATGTAAAATTGTGGTAACCAAGTCTCATGAAGATTGCATAAtataagaatcaatcaaggaaggcaGCCAACATAAGTTACcataaatcaaatatgagaaatgtCAATCTATTCCTTACGAAATGGACCCATAGCACAATCATTATGATCATGGCATACCTTCAAGTGAAGAAACCAAGCTCCCTCTTAAGCTTGAAGGCATGGTAATTAAAGAATATCTTGAAGAGAAGCATCAACATGATTAAATATCCCAATAGAATGAATTAACGTGTAAAATAACTTATCTCTTTATTGACTAGACTTCCACCATTGACAACATATGCCAAGATTGCTCAAAAGGATATTGCCAGTCTATGATCAACTTCAATCATAGTGTAAAGCTACACAACATTCTTTAAATGTAAAATTGTTTTCCATAGTTGAATAACAGAGAGTTAGTTGTGCCTGATCATATCAAAAAACTAAGGCAAGCGTATGACTTCTAGAAAACCTTAACATTTTACAAAAATTCATAAGCAAGGTATATAAGCCAAATTGTCTTTCCAGCCAATGCGAAAAATCAGATATAAGTATCAACCACTCAAAATGATACACATTGTAGTTGAGCACAATCGTATGATCAAAAGACAACTTCAATAAGTTAGATATCTCATTcatcttaggtttcatcatcaagagaatacttacttcaaaAATGTAATAGGTGGTATGCTCAATTGAAGAGATAATATCACAATGAATATTATGTGAGGATAGTGAAAGCCATGACAGAAAATGCATTAGAGCTAAAGGCAATCCTCTACACAAGAAGAGTAGAGCAAGGTTATAATAAATGTATAACAAGGAACATGAGAGCCTTTTATGAAGAGCTTAAGAGAACCAAGTGTTACACAGTCCCAGTCCTCCATGCCAACCTTATTATAGAACAAAGACTACAGTCCGTATGATGTTAGGAAACACACCAGCAAGACTATTAAGCATTTCAAGATTTAGGTAGAATATGATGCATCTGAACTATGTAGCAAGTATCATCAGAAGAAGATAGGAAGGACATCATTGGGCATAGATACTAAATAGGATGACTAAAACATCTTACCTTTATATGCCTACCAATGATTAGAGGACACTATATGTTTTCAACTAAGGTTCCATGTTTCTGAATCTCCTATAATTTTATTCAGCTTTCAATCTTCCTATTTGAGCTTCTTGTTATATCCATCATAATACTCCTAGTTTTATATCTGAATACGCATGCTGAAATCTTAAGTACCAAGGATGAATTTAGATCAATGCATCAATTCGGATCATTACATATTCATAGCAAACCACATCAAATAGGTTAAGAGATAAACATACTCAAAATAGAGAGTAGGGCATAACCAAATACTAACTTCAATAATTCAAACTGGATTAGAACAAATTCTTAACACAAGAACAAAGCTCAAACTAGGGTGATTGTTACAAACCCTGGGAAGATAGTTATGCAATCCTTAAAGAAATAAAAGGAATACTAAGATCTGAAAAACAAATGCACAAACTGACATATGAAAGCACCCTCAGATGAAGTAGTTAACAAGCAAGAGAAAGACACCAATAACAATAAGGCAATCAGATGCAAATCTCCAAACCAAGTGGACCCTACAATtgagaatagaggaatgagaacaCCTGAAGTCTTATTCTTGCTATCGTCCCATCAATGCCTTCAATTTGTCAAGTAGATATTCTTGTTGAACATTTTGATTTACCGTAGACTTCTTCAGCCCTAATCTGCACAAGAAGTACAGGATCTTCCTTCAAGCTGTTAGGCCTTATAGAagaaacttggctctaataccatgttaattttaggatcagactAATAAATATAGATAGCAAAATCAGAGAATCAAATCATTgaacacaaagaacaccaaaataccctgggaaaacctccctcttggagatgaAAAACCCAACAACTAAATCCAATTCTTTATTAGACAAATCAGTATGAGACTTTACAACTGTACTTCAACACTTGAAGTATTCAGAACAGCAGAGTAAGCACAGTAGCATAACACAATAAGAACTTATCTAGAACACAACTTGCAGATCAAGGAGAATATTCGTTGTCTTTCAAGTTCGCTGACCCTAGAATGAAGTCCCTGTCATTAGGGATGACTTCGTTGTTCTTGACAGTATCTTCGTTGTCCTTAAGTATATCTTCGCTGACCTTGGAATGATGTTCGCTGACCTTGGAATGATGTTCACTGACCTTAGGAAAAGGTTGCTGCTGATAGGAATATAATTCACTGATCACTGCTGCTGAATGAAGAGTGTATTCGCTAAGTGTGTGTAGATACAATTACTAAgcctttgtatatatatgtgactcAGCCTCCCAATTCACTCTAGGTCGGTCCTTTAAACTTGGCACCAAAACATAGGGTTAAAATTACAAGATACATAAGATAGGGCTTGCCCTAttcacaagttacaagttacattcaatataggaccacaagttacattgcccaattagggtcagaccaaactACAAGTTACATTGACTATTATAGGGCCGGCCCTATAGCAATTacaagttaaatttaattttgcACATTAATGTGACCAAGGCCGATAGTCCAATGAGTCACCCACAAGTTACATTATGGGTCACGCCCGATTTTTATATTTGCAAGTTACATACACATATCAACATCTTTAATGGTTATAAGATGCATAATGCGTTTGGGTCAAGCCCAATACAAGTAATACTTATATTTGATCcgaactagctattatttcaacacCTCCTTGGTCTTGTTGTATATGGTGGAATGGTAATCTAGAATGCCGAATGCTTCTTTGATGGCCATCTCTCCAAGGTAGGCCAGCACTCTGCCATCAAGTGCCACAACTTGTCTCTCCTGGATGTTGTAATGTTTGGCACATTCTACTATCAACTTGTTACACTGCATAGCTGGGGGAAATCCAACTACTTGAACAATTCCATTTCTCATCATTTTGCGTGCCAATGgtgaagaaaagcaatcatcaagCCCATACATTCTTTTCTTAAAGTCATCAAGGTCCACATGGCCAAGGTCGGTATCTCCGACTTTCTTCCACTTTATCACAATCTTGGACTCCAATCGTGGTCCCTTGTTATTGAACTTCATCTGCACctttctggaaatacatccttgagtTGACATCTACCACCTAAAAACATGGAAAAAGTTAGAAAAAGAATAAGGGGtttgatgcttgcttgaaggaattttgaAGGATAAATCTGATTTAACTTATGAAATTCTAGAAATTGCAACTAAAAATCAGACTTAGTGAAATTTGGAAACTTGAAATTAAGTCTGATTATGAAACTTTTATGCCTCCAAAACTGCATAAAGCGTAAAAAGCAATATGATCTTTGGAAAAATTCGAAGAATCTGAAATGAAAGTTCTCGTGCAAGTCTGGAAAATTAAAAATTCAGACTAAAAGAAATTGAAATTCTGAAAATCTGCCTTCGATCCTTTGTAAACCTGAGAATTTTGATGAAATTTCTTTAAATTACTTTAAGACATTGCTTTCAACTTCGTCTCCAAATGTAGAAATTAGCCTGAGTTCTTCTAAGGATTGCCTTGCACCTGCAATTTACTTCGAAATTTGCCTTGAAGTTTGAAAGAGATTATTTCCTAAGCTTCAACTTTCAACCATGAGAAGCAACTTGTGAGTGAATGAAGTGCTAATGCTCATGTTTATAGAGAGGTTGAACCTttgctttgttttattttttttgtttttgtattttattgGAAACGAATCCGGTCTTGTTTTGAACACCAAATCGAACCTTCCCTCTCTTTTTGCTTTCATGACCTCAATGGCGATCTCTTGCTTTCTTCTAGAAGCTTCCTTTTACTGCCAACTTTATCCTGACTTTGAACTTTTTTCAATTCAATCCATCAACACATAGCCAAATTTTCCTCATCCTCATCTTGGGCGGACTTGCTTCTGGCTTGAGGAATTTCCTTGAATGCTAGGGTGGACTTGCTACTTGTTTTTGGATTCTCCATGATGCTAGGGGCGGACTTGGTGTGCAAACAAGGAATTCCTTCATTCCTAGGTGGACTTCATGTGCAATCAAGGGATTTTCCATCATTCCTCGATGAACTTCACATGCAATCAAGGAATTTCCCATCATTCCTAGGTGGACTTCATGTGCAATCAAGGAATTTTCACCTCAGGAGGGTGGACTTTGCATGGAAACAGGAATTTCCTCATGTTGCAAGTCGAACTTCACTTGGAAACAGGAATTTCTTCCATGTCTAGGGCGGATTTTGCTTGGAGTCGGGAATTTCCTCATGTTGTAAGGCGAACTTCACTTGGAAACAGGAATTTCTTCAATGTCCAAGGCGGACTTTGCCTGGAATCAGGAATTTCTTCCATGTCCAGGGCGAGCTTTGCCAGGAACTGAGGATTCTTGGTCGACactccatacttagccatttttctTGTCATTTTCCATTAAAATTCCTGGCAATGAACTCTCTTGGCCTGACACTTCTTTTGACTCAAAAAATACCCATGATcccaaaaaaagcaaaaagcaactttctattttagaaaaagaagaagaaaaaagcaaGTTACCAgattggccccaaaatgccaaaaaataaaaatttccgaaaaagcaaaaaagtgGAAAAAGCaattttcctaaaaataggaagTTGTCAGTGTTAAATTTATGGATCAAAATTAACatctatcttgttctatgtattactgattaaaatataaatctgactatcttcttttgcatggcaggtgagaggagcatttattatatttctatatatcctatctcacgaatgccactcaatataagtatgtaACAAATgaggcacggtcaagcaatgccttgatcggtcatgaccgatgaagacatcacttgatcgtggctctttgtttatactaaacaaTTGTTTGTTCCACGTTaatgatatatattattaaatgttaaaggccttaaggccaatttaacatttaattttatctgactgaagctataaatcatcaacactccctcttagctagggaggataaaaggtattgggagcaatatttataaatcgtatgatgcttatcttgggaccatagtttcaagatgtgaattgcctctatcggcgattctattcacaaactcttgagtggattgcctctgtcggcgattctatccataagctcttgtgtggattgcctcagtcggcgattctatccacaagctcttgtgtggattgcctcagtcggcgattctatccatgagctcttgtgtggattgcctcaatcggcgattctatccatgagctctcacgtggattgcctcagtcggcgattctatccatgagctcttacgtggattgcctcagttggcaattctatccatgagctctcacgtggattgcctcagtcggcgattctatccacaagctcttacgtggattgccttagtcgatgattctatccacaatcttgagttattgtaagatcgtcaccttccaataatctcaaaaatacaagtggaaataatttggaagtcgtcacttccttatgatttacacaaggcccataaaataattattagtattaataataataatcaatatttacaatttttacctcaaaagtgctcaatctttattagtaagctccctctcaatcacaaggtatcttgagtttcttctagagaacatatttttttGAACATGcgtctgaatttctgacttcagcaagggacGCTTGCAGTTTAAGTTTGAGACACCTtcaagtctgtcttcgaatctgattccattcgtcattttaatatacaaactttcaaggagatatcaatctgatcttaatcggatcttccttcaggcggttaggctttatagaaggaaacctggctctgataccatgttaaatttatggatcagaattaacatctatcttgttctatgtattactgattaaaatataaatctgactatcttctttttcatggtaggtgagaggagcatttattatatttctatatatcctatctcacgaatgccactcaatataagtatgtaACAAATgaggcacggtcaagcaatgccttgatcggtcatgaccgatcaagacattacttgatcgtggctctttgtttatactaaacaaTTGTTTGTTCCACGTtaatgatatatataattaaatgttgaaGACCTTAAGgtcaatttaacatttaattttatccgactgaagctataaatcatcaacagtCAGGATCCTGGAAAATTGCGGTTTTACTCCTTCGACCTGTCTAAGCACATCCGAAGCATCAAAACGCTCTTTTGATCATTCTTTCTCCTTATTAATTTGATGACTCCTCCAAATTTCAAAAAACTTGACTCGTTTGCAAAGGCGAGAGAGTCAAGACAAAACCCAAAATGCCAAAACACTACCCTAAAAAGTGAAAACAAGGGagcccccatttgcaatggggcgatgtgtgattatGTCACAACATTGTCCTCAATGTTTACTGTGCATGATTGGTCTGAAGCATTTTTAGGCATCTGGCCATTGTAAGACACTCTAAAACATTCCttcaatgatttttttattttgataattaGAGTTGTTGAAGGGTGCTCTCGCAGTATATATGGTATCTTGGTTTGTATGGGGTATGTGGCTGATTTTATTGATAAGCCACAGTTTATTTACTAATTTAGTTTATGACAGTTTGCTTTGTGAGCTTTAGTTCTAGCAATCTACTTTCTAGACTAGGTTTTTTCAAAGATTTTGGTGTCACACCTTGAGAGCCTCAAAAATTTGGTTATATTTTTCCTTCCTTACAAACATGATTTGCTCTTTTATCTTAGAAAGAAAAGAAAGCAAAAACCGACCACATGAGCAAATTGCCTTTTCTTACTGAACTTTTCTAGTATATATGTTATAACTTATAAGTGTGCATCATGGATGTACCTCAGAACGCAAGGTATGAAAATAACCATTCACAGCATGTTTGGAAGCTGCATAGACAGCCTGACCAGGTGCAGGCGTCTTGCCAGCAGCACTACTCATCTGCAAGATGATGTTGAAATAAGATTAAGAAACCATAACATTTGATGGCAAAAGCATGATGTCTAGGAATTAGTAAAATAGTTTGCACATCTCATTGCATTACTCTATCTGCAACAGATTCAAAGAAATCAAATCTCCAGaaataccacaacaaaatggcctctACCCCTCTTTAGCATGAAAGGGGCAAGCTGTCGTGTTAGTGTTATGGTTCCCAGCACATTGACATCAAAGGTAGCCTGGAAAAATGAACAATATAGTTATTATAACGAACTTATACACCTACTAATATATTAATACAGGTTTGTGTAGAGAAGATATGATTTAGCAAGAATTTCAATAAACCTTAAGAGATTCTTCTGATGTCTCTAAGATTGAAGTTTTCTGCAACCATAAAGATCAGGAAACATATACATCAAAAGAAGAGTATATACCTTGTcaagaataaataaaatattttcttttcagaGTGTTTATGGATATATCTGTTTACTTGTAGATTTTTCAATTGTTTATCATCAAACAATTTGAGTTCATATAATTTTTGTTTAAAATACATGCAAACAATTGATAAGCATAAGCACAACAACAAAACATGTGAAGAATGTGTCTCTTCTTCAAAATTTAAGAATAAATCATATAGTGACTATATATAGTCTAGATTGaagacattaaattttcatgtccAGAATAATAGGATAGTTTCTGGGTGTAAGTTTAGCATCAACGTTTCAggtcacactccatgatccatcattggGATAGTAAGAGCTAGAGGAGTAGATAGGATAGTGTCTGGATTCTAGACCTCTAGCTCTCTACTATCCTGATGATGGACCACAAAACATGACCCGAAACATTGGTACTAAAAAAATCCTACACGGTATAGATTCTTGGAGTACTGGAATTGGATTTAATTTCACAGTTTCACTGAAGAGTCTTCTACATACAGGGCGTTCATGGGCTGCATTATGGACCATATAGTAAACACCAGAACCACCGAAAAAAGATTCTGCTCTCTGAACAGCTTGCTCAATTGCATATTCACCCGCTGCCAGGTCCATGGGTAGTATCATCACTCCATTGGGTGCATTTTTCCCTGCAAATGAATTTTGAAGGAAAAAAGGAGTTTTAACATCTGCATAGACCCAACTTCACAGGTCTGTGTTGCCCATTCCCATGATAAATCTGGAACAGTCCTAACAACAGGTAAAGTTATGTCAATGCCACAGAAGTTTGCCAagttttgattgtattattttagTCAATTTACCAGATAGTCCTGCTTTTACACGCTCTAATTCTGCTTCCCGCCGTGCTGATAGAATAAGCTTGGCTCCCAAACGAGCAAACTCCTTTGCAAGAGCCTCTCCTAATATATCCATAAGAGCAAAGTGTTTGTTGAGATATTCGATCCAACTTACAATTACTTGAATGGAAGGATCTATAAAACAATCTCAATAAGAATTTATATGCATATATTACATTTTCTTCCTCAACATAGTTCACAAGTAAAGCGATTCTCTATATTATAACTGCCTTATGACAGTCTTTTTAAGTGTTAACATCATCAATACATCGCATATATGAATGGgttaattagtttatttatttatcacCTACTAAAACCAACTGGATATGTCAGATCTGATGATTTAATTCTTGTTCAGTCGTACAACATAAGTAATGTCTAAGATCAATGGTTTTAGTAAAAAGATTCCCTAGCATACATCATAGCATATCCTCATGCCTATAGTAGCTTTGAGATATTATTTGTTACCAAAGGAAGTATGTATTTGTATTTCTCTCTGATATTGTTGTAGCATATCTGCATCCACAGGCACAGACTACACACTAACATTATCAGTTGGGCAACACCACAGCTAAGGTACGGATTGCAATTGCAAATCCAAATTGGTTAATGGTCATAAGACTTTACTAGGGAAGAATCCACTGCAACGACTTTACTACAGGAGAATTGACTGTTATGCACCAGATCTGTAACATGAAAAGCTAGCAAAAAGTCGAAGCACCTGCACACCTATCATGTTGATTGTAAAACCAAATTTAGTGTAGTACATCTACAACATGCAAATCTACAAAATTAAAATAAGTTGGATAACCTGCACACAAAACATCTGGATTGCACCGGCAAATCCAATTGAATAATGTTGAAGAGAGTTCTCTAAGAGAGAACCCAATATAACATGCATCCATACCCAAGATGCGCAGCTAAACTAGAATTTAACAAGTCGGTGTCTGTGGACACCTAAGATTATAACcaacacaacaacacaaaaaaaaaacactaCAGTTGGCAACCTCAAATTCAATGATTTAATATTAAACATAGATTTAAAATACCTAATGATGGAGGAAATTCCCAATCTATAACAAGAGGAGTATACAAAAATTAACCATTTTTCAACTATTAAGTGGTACTCTTCGCATAAGCAGCCCCTTTCACAAAGCAAAGTGGAGCACTTATAAGAACCTCAGACTGCAACTCCCCAATTTAATATTGTACAAATGAGCTTTCAAACACAATAGCTGATTATATTACATAAATTAATATCTTAGGTTTAAGAACAAACTTTATAGTATGGACAGcagtttttatattaaatatttctTCTTATGACTTGATTCTAAGTAGCATACCTCCTAACTCTAAAATGTAagatataacacaagaaacaaagggAGGGTAAATTGCTCAATGGATTACCAATTCCTTGGCTGGCTCCTGTGATCCACACGACCTACACATAATAAAGAAGAAAcgtactgtcaattttcaaaattccatgcacaactaagaatgcaatctatgaggattctataaaattaattacaaaaacCATTAATTGTTCAATAAGTTATAGTGTAATGGCAATGAGAGACACTTGTAAGTGCAAGACCCAAGTTCAAAGTCCCTTCGTGGCATTAAGGTGATCCATCACTCTATCAGATATGTAGGAAGGTTATGACATAATGATTATGAGATACAAAGCATGTCTGGGAGGTACAGAAGGCAACCCATACCATCAGCTAAGATTTGCCAAGCAAAGTGATGCAtaacatttctcaagatttatcaGGCAAAGAAAAATAAATGACATGTAATAAATATTATAGTTACTTGTAAGTTGTAATAGATTTAAGGCAATGTCTTTTAAGTGTCATTAAACATTAATCATCTATACAGAATTCAAAACACCAGAAGAAGCGTCttacaaattaaaataaaatgaaaatgaaaaaaatatatatagaaactTAACTTTCTCTAGTCAAAGATAAATATGAAGCAACTGTCACAGGCACTGCAAACCAACAAGAAATGGAATACATATAGGAAATTAATGAAAAGGCATCCCTATAATCCAAAAAACCATTTTATA includes:
- the LOC131064993 gene encoding uncharacterized protein LOC131064993 isoform X3; its protein translation is MDACYIGFSLRELSSTLFNWICRCNPDVLCAGEALAKEFARLGAKLILSARREAELERVKAGLSGKNAPNGVMILPMDLAAGEYAIEQAVQRAESFFGGSGVYYMVHNAAHERPKTSILETSEESLKATFDVNVLGTITLTRQLAPFMLKRGRGHFVVMSSAAGKTPAPGQAVYAASKHAVNGYFHTLRSELAQKGIKVTVVCPGPIETSTSPSLENTSMQKKALEKRVSVTRCVELTVIATTHGLKEVWISKQPVLAVMYVMQYIPSLGHHLMEKIGPKRLETVKQGGSAYGLHLLFGRSKKHT
- the LOC131064993 gene encoding uncharacterized protein LOC131064993 isoform X1, whose amino-acid sequence is MHVILGSLLENSLQHYSIGFAGAIQMFCVQVCRCFDFLLAFHVTDLVHNSQFSCSKVVAVDSSLSVPVDADMLQQYQREIQIHTSFGEALAKEFARLGAKLILSARREAELERVKAGLSGKNAPNGVMILPMDLAAGEYAIEQAVQRAESFFGGSGVYYMVHNAAHERPKTSILETSEESLKATFDVNVLGTITLTRQLAPFMLKRGRGHFVVMSSAAGKTPAPGQAVYAASKHAVNGYFHTLRSELAQKGIKVTVVCPGPIETSTSPSLENTSMQKKALEKRVSVTRCVELTVIATTHGLKEVWISKQPVLAVMYVMQYIPSLGHHLMEKIGPKRLETVKQGGSAYGLHLLFGRSKKHT
- the LOC131064993 gene encoding uncharacterized protein LOC131064993 isoform X2, with translation MFGLIVFILVICAIAWWIFRFAVADADFTLLGKGPAKQHEIEDEVVWITGASQGIGEALAKEFARLGAKLILSARREAELERVKAGLSGKNAPNGVMILPMDLAAGEYAIEQAVQRAESFFGGSGVYYMVHNAAHERPKTSILETSEESLKATFDVNVLGTITLTRQLAPFMLKRGRGHFVVMSSAAGKTPAPGQAVYAASKHAVNGYFHTLRSELAQKGIKVTVVCPGPIETSTSPSLENTSMQKKALEKRVSVTRCVELTVIATTHGLKEVWISKQPVLAVMYVMQYIPSLGHHLMEKIGPKRLETVKQGGSAYGLHLLFGRSKKHT
- the LOC131064993 gene encoding uncharacterized protein LOC131064993 isoform X4; this translates as MVVWITGASQGIGEALAKEFARLGAKLILSARREAELERVKAGLSGKNAPNGVMILPMDLAAGEYAIEQAVQRAESFFGGSGVYYMVHNAAHERPKTSILETSEESLKATFDVNVLGTITLTRQLAPFMLKRGRGHFVVMSSAAGKTPAPGQAVYAASKHAVNGYFHTLRSELAQKGIKVTVVCPGPIETSTSPSLENTSMQKKALEKRVSVTRCVELTVIATTHGLKEVWISKQPVLAVMYVMQYIPSLGHHLMEKIGPKRLETVKQGGSAYGLHLLFGRSKKHT